The following proteins are co-located in the Carassius gibelio isolate Cgi1373 ecotype wild population from Czech Republic chromosome A9, carGib1.2-hapl.c, whole genome shotgun sequence genome:
- the LOC128019796 gene encoding leucine-rich repeat flightless-interacting protein 1 isoform X19 produces MGSQGPGRKRTSSKNGLTAEEDALSVIAQQAEARLAAKRAARAEAREIRMKELERQQKEGSDDEEQMSVGTRSNIQADDGLDRDYLEKGSSRASTISGATLTSLGGTSSRRGSGDTSVSADTEASIKEIKDSFSEMEEKYRKAMVSNAQLDNEKTNMMYEVDTLKDSLMELEEMLYETRRELEEKCKDLEREKHSHSILQFQFSELKETLKQSEELLTKHGIVLGPDLATNGETGEEVGKADQNTQKASAEIREGSSVLGTHQLKVCKDKQQKDLDDGAPGNQQISHAQFSSSNTPLEASMENGELGSQVTQGVEQLEKRPEEPSSSVGDDELTATRPKEEIKSEAHIPEDLRGNTVELGSKVQKDGHLETDQQERECVKPSEVIKEETPSESVSGSVHDESDKPGETALDHKLKEEPVESAQTENLAKTQGASASNKKKKKKKKNKQKQKQSDKQESDTKKDDMNETVCSEEISNQKTEGDLEGDHQDPLGNDNSETTMNTDVPHDDKGTSELDGMETASTNINADDAQDKILLVTDEADLASISKTVSNFDCPESGSDVLSGDLANNIISNPTNKIDEHTEVSTNPDSEAVIFSCEVISSETKTSLPQEPSVQSMDAVEECVESTSSSENPELKSESSDIKEVESHLNCEVEEQEEKLQNIDLDGTTDPEDQDDSAHPTSPVMEKVENEAERVIQEQPVDQPMESQLQESIEAELDKEEVETQDGLDKENLKVPTEMEFDGSHVDNTSLIETQVQVVHEEHLSPNEAIQESVGESDAFDQNPKAEEDEKESSIQNQVTLEVQLPEDEEVVKSDVASQELKKEDEEEEDEGESFDFDEMDLEASSDAPLKNVQDQPNEKVSILNENVQEASQEHQSNVTNVDQTQEDEHLELADQESKQKEQKDDGQDTENPQTTTDVEVCLTEDSQINSEVRANDQEHDITGIKEDTFEEHRQASEDVTLDEGVNLISEVETRNVGQEVNSSIHHEEKASNFSEDQDVEKQTAESNRQDERKESKKSGKGKGKGKEDCKMS; encoded by the exons GGGTCAGATGATGAAGAACAGATGTCAGTGGGGACCAGGAGCAACATACAG GCTGATGACGGGTTAGACCGAGACTACTTGGAAAAG GGTTCTTCACGAGCATCGACTATTTCTGGAGCCACTCTTACTTCTCTGGGTGGGACATCCTCACGGAGAGGAAGCGGAGACACATCCGTCTCTGCTGACACTGAAGCATCCATAAAGGAAATCAAG GATTCCTTTTCGGAAATGGAGGAAAAGTACCGTAAGGCCATGGTATCTAATGCACAGCTGGACAACGAGAAGACCAATATGATGTATGAAGTGGACACCTTGAAAGACTCTTTAATGGAACTGGAGGAAATGCTCTATGAAACACGGCGTGAGCTTGAGGAAAAGTGTAAG GACCTTGAACGAGAGAAGCATTCTCATAGCATACTGCAGTTTCAGTTCAGTGAATTGAAGGAGACGCTGAAACAGAGTGAAGAACTGCTCACT AAACATGGCATTGTCCTTGGACCCGACTTAGCCACCAATGGAGAAACCGGTGAAGAAGTTGGAAAGGCTGATCAGAATACTCAAAAAGCATCAGCTGAAATCCGAGAGGGGAGCAGTGTACTAG GCACTCATCAGTTGAAGGTGTGTAAAGACAAGCAACAAAAAGATTTGGATGACGGGGCACCAGGGAATCAGCAGATTTCACATGCCCAGTTCAGTTCTTCAAACACACCTTTAGAAGCAAGTATGGAGAATGGAGAACTTGGGAGCCAGGTGACACAGGGTGTAGAGCAGCTTGAAAAAAGACCTGAAGAACCGTCAAGTTCTGTTGGTGATGATGAACTCACTGCAACAAGACCCAAGGAGGAGATCAAATCTGAGGCACATATACCAGAAGATTTAAGAGGTAATACTGTGGAATTGGGGAGCAAAGTTCAAAAGGATGGACATTTGGAGACAGATCAACAAGAGAGAGAATGTGTCAAACCTAGCGAGGTCATCAAAGAGGAAACTCCTTCAGAGTCTGTCTCTGGTTCAGTCCATGATGAAAGTGATAAACCTGGTGAGACGGCGCTTGATCATAAACTTAAAGAGGAGCCTGTAGAATCAGCTCAGACAGAGAACCTTGCTAAAACCCAAGGTGCCAGTGCttcaaataaaaagaagaaaaagaagaagaaaaacaagcaGAAGCAGAAACAGAGTGACAAGCAAGAGAGTGACACAAAGAAAGATGACATGAATGAAACAGTTTGTAGTGAAGAGATTTCAAACCAAAAAACTGAGGGTGATCTAGAAGGAGACCATCAGGATCCCTTGGGGAATGATAACTCTGAAACAACAATGAATACAGACGTCCCACATGATGATAAAGGAACCAGTGAATTGGATGGTATGGAAACCGCAAGCACAAATATAAATGCGGATGATGCTCAAGATAAAATTCTGTTAGTTACAGATGAAGCTGATTTAGCAAGTATTTCTAAAACAGTCTCAAATTTTGATTGCCCTGAATCTGGCAGTGATGTGCTTTCAGGTGATCTGGCCAACAACATTATCTCTAATCCGACAAACAAAATTGATGAACACACCGAGGTTTCAACAAATCCTGACTCTGAAGCTGTAATATTTAGCTGTGAGGTTATATCTTCAGAAACAAAGACTTCATTGCCTCAGGAACCTTCTGTTCAGTCCATGGATGCTGTTGAAGAGTGTGTCGAGTCCACCAGCAGCTCTGAGAACCCGGAGTTGAAATCTGAATCGTCAGACATCAAGGAAGTGGAGAGTCATCTTAACTGCGAAGTAGAAGAACAGGAGGAAAAGCTTCAGAATATTGATCTTGATGGGACCACCGACCCTGAAGATCAAGATGACTCTGCTCATCCCACTTCCCCTGTAATGGAGAAGGTGGAAAATGAAGCTGAAAGGGTAATCCAGGAACAACCTGTTGACCAGCCAATGGAAAGCCAACTTCAAGAGAGTATTGAAGCAGAACTGGACAAGGAAGAGGTTGAGACACAAGATGGACTGGATAAAGAAAATCTCAAAGTGCCTACTGAAATGGAGTTTGATGGAAGCCATGTCGACAACACTTCTTTAATTGAAACCCAGGTTCAGGTTGTGCATGAGGAACACCTGTCTCCCAATGAAGCAATTCAGGAATCAGTTGGAGAATCAGATGCTTTTGACCAAAACCCCAAGGCAGAAGAAGATGAGAAGGAAAGCTCAATCCAAAATCAGGTTACACTTGAAGTGCAACTGCCTGAAGATGAAGAAGTGGTAAAGTCAGATGTGGCTTCTCAAGAGCTCAAGAaagaagatgaggaagaggaagatgaaggAGAATCATTTGATTTTGATGAAATGGATCTTGAAGCATCATCGGATGCCCCTCTAAAAAATGTTCAAGATCAGCCAAATGAGAAAGTtagtattttaaatgaaaatgtccaAGAAGCAAGCCAGGAACACCAAAGCAATGTCACTAATGTGGACCAAACTCAAGAAGATGAACATCTAGAACTTGCAGATCAGGAATCAAAGCAAAAGGAGCAGAAAGATGACGGACAAGACACAGAAAACCCACAAACAACAACAGATGTAGAAGTATGTTTAACAGAGGACAGCCAAATCAACAGTGAAGTCAGAGCTAATGATCAGGAGCATGATATTACTGGAATTAAAGAAGACACATTTGAGGAGCATCGACAGGCATCAGAAGATGTGACACTCGATGAAGGAGTTAATCTGATCTCAGAGGTGGAGACAAGAAATGTAGGCCAAGAGGTTAATAGTTCTATTCACCACGAAGAAAAGGCATCAAATTTTTCAGAAGATCAGGACGTTGAGAAGCAAACCGCAGAAAGCAACAGGCAAGATGAAAGAAAAGAATCCAAGAAAAGCGGGAAAGGGAAGGGCAAGGGGAAAGAAGATTGTAAAATGTCTTAA
- the LOC128019796 gene encoding leucine-rich repeat flightless-interacting protein 1 isoform X18, translated as MGSQGPGRKRTSSKNGLTAEEDALSVIAQQAEARLAAKRAARAEAREIRMKELERQQKEGSDDEEQMSVGTRSNIQLDLDAAGAYSGADDGLDRDYLEKGSSRASTISGATLTSLGGTSSRRGSGDTSVSADTEASIKEIKDSFSEMEEKYRKAMVSNAQLDNEKTNMMYEVDTLKDSLMELEEMLYETRRELEEKCKDLEREKHSHSILQFQFSELKETLKQSEELLTKHGIVLGPDLATNGETGEEVGKADQNTQKASAEIREGSSVLGTHQLKVCKDKQQKDLDDGAPGNQQISHAQFSSSNTPLEASMENGELGSQVTQGVEQLEKRPEEPSSSVGDDELTATRPKEEIKSEAHIPEDLRGNTVELGSKVQKDGHLETDQQERECVKPSEVIKEETPSESVSGSVHDESDKPGETALDHKLKEEPVESAQTENLAKTQGASASNKKKKKKKKNKQKQKQSDKQESDTKKDDMNETVCSEEISNQKTEGDLEGDHQDPLGNDNSETTMNTDVPHDDKGTSELDGMETASTNINADDAQDKILLVTDEADLASISKTVSNFDCPESGSDVLSGDLANNIISNPTNKIDEHTEVSTNPDSEAVIFSCEVISSETKTSLPQEPSVQSMDAVEECVESTSSSENPELKSESSDIKEVESHLNCEVEEQEEKLQNIDLDGTTDPEDQDDSAHPTSPVMEKVENEAERVIQEQPVDQPMESQLQESIEAELDKEEVETQDGLDKENLKVPTEMEFDGSHVDNTSLIETQVQVVHEEHLSPNEAIQESVGESDAFDQNPKAEEDEKESSIQNQVTLEVQLPEDEEVVKSDVASQELKKEDEEEEDEGESFDFDEMDLEASSDAPLKNVQDQPNEKVSILNENVQEASQEHQSNVTNVDQTQEDEHLELADQESKQKEQKDDGQDTENPQTTTDVEVCLTEDSQINSEVRANDQEHDITGIKEDTFEEHRQASEDVTLDEGVNLISEVETRNVGQEVNSSIHHEEKASNFSEDQDVEKQTAESNRQDERKESKKSGKGKGKGKEDCKMS; from the exons GGGTCAGATGATGAAGAACAGATGTCAGTGGGGACCAGGAGCAACATACAG TTGGATTTGGATGCGGCAGGTGCTTACAGTGGG GCTGATGACGGGTTAGACCGAGACTACTTGGAAAAG GGTTCTTCACGAGCATCGACTATTTCTGGAGCCACTCTTACTTCTCTGGGTGGGACATCCTCACGGAGAGGAAGCGGAGACACATCCGTCTCTGCTGACACTGAAGCATCCATAAAGGAAATCAAG GATTCCTTTTCGGAAATGGAGGAAAAGTACCGTAAGGCCATGGTATCTAATGCACAGCTGGACAACGAGAAGACCAATATGATGTATGAAGTGGACACCTTGAAAGACTCTTTAATGGAACTGGAGGAAATGCTCTATGAAACACGGCGTGAGCTTGAGGAAAAGTGTAAG GACCTTGAACGAGAGAAGCATTCTCATAGCATACTGCAGTTTCAGTTCAGTGAATTGAAGGAGACGCTGAAACAGAGTGAAGAACTGCTCACT AAACATGGCATTGTCCTTGGACCCGACTTAGCCACCAATGGAGAAACCGGTGAAGAAGTTGGAAAGGCTGATCAGAATACTCAAAAAGCATCAGCTGAAATCCGAGAGGGGAGCAGTGTACTAG GCACTCATCAGTTGAAGGTGTGTAAAGACAAGCAACAAAAAGATTTGGATGACGGGGCACCAGGGAATCAGCAGATTTCACATGCCCAGTTCAGTTCTTCAAACACACCTTTAGAAGCAAGTATGGAGAATGGAGAACTTGGGAGCCAGGTGACACAGGGTGTAGAGCAGCTTGAAAAAAGACCTGAAGAACCGTCAAGTTCTGTTGGTGATGATGAACTCACTGCAACAAGACCCAAGGAGGAGATCAAATCTGAGGCACATATACCAGAAGATTTAAGAGGTAATACTGTGGAATTGGGGAGCAAAGTTCAAAAGGATGGACATTTGGAGACAGATCAACAAGAGAGAGAATGTGTCAAACCTAGCGAGGTCATCAAAGAGGAAACTCCTTCAGAGTCTGTCTCTGGTTCAGTCCATGATGAAAGTGATAAACCTGGTGAGACGGCGCTTGATCATAAACTTAAAGAGGAGCCTGTAGAATCAGCTCAGACAGAGAACCTTGCTAAAACCCAAGGTGCCAGTGCttcaaataaaaagaagaaaaagaagaagaaaaacaagcaGAAGCAGAAACAGAGTGACAAGCAAGAGAGTGACACAAAGAAAGATGACATGAATGAAACAGTTTGTAGTGAAGAGATTTCAAACCAAAAAACTGAGGGTGATCTAGAAGGAGACCATCAGGATCCCTTGGGGAATGATAACTCTGAAACAACAATGAATACAGACGTCCCACATGATGATAAAGGAACCAGTGAATTGGATGGTATGGAAACCGCAAGCACAAATATAAATGCGGATGATGCTCAAGATAAAATTCTGTTAGTTACAGATGAAGCTGATTTAGCAAGTATTTCTAAAACAGTCTCAAATTTTGATTGCCCTGAATCTGGCAGTGATGTGCTTTCAGGTGATCTGGCCAACAACATTATCTCTAATCCGACAAACAAAATTGATGAACACACCGAGGTTTCAACAAATCCTGACTCTGAAGCTGTAATATTTAGCTGTGAGGTTATATCTTCAGAAACAAAGACTTCATTGCCTCAGGAACCTTCTGTTCAGTCCATGGATGCTGTTGAAGAGTGTGTCGAGTCCACCAGCAGCTCTGAGAACCCGGAGTTGAAATCTGAATCGTCAGACATCAAGGAAGTGGAGAGTCATCTTAACTGCGAAGTAGAAGAACAGGAGGAAAAGCTTCAGAATATTGATCTTGATGGGACCACCGACCCTGAAGATCAAGATGACTCTGCTCATCCCACTTCCCCTGTAATGGAGAAGGTGGAAAATGAAGCTGAAAGGGTAATCCAGGAACAACCTGTTGACCAGCCAATGGAAAGCCAACTTCAAGAGAGTATTGAAGCAGAACTGGACAAGGAAGAGGTTGAGACACAAGATGGACTGGATAAAGAAAATCTCAAAGTGCCTACTGAAATGGAGTTTGATGGAAGCCATGTCGACAACACTTCTTTAATTGAAACCCAGGTTCAGGTTGTGCATGAGGAACACCTGTCTCCCAATGAAGCAATTCAGGAATCAGTTGGAGAATCAGATGCTTTTGACCAAAACCCCAAGGCAGAAGAAGATGAGAAGGAAAGCTCAATCCAAAATCAGGTTACACTTGAAGTGCAACTGCCTGAAGATGAAGAAGTGGTAAAGTCAGATGTGGCTTCTCAAGAGCTCAAGAaagaagatgaggaagaggaagatgaaggAGAATCATTTGATTTTGATGAAATGGATCTTGAAGCATCATCGGATGCCCCTCTAAAAAATGTTCAAGATCAGCCAAATGAGAAAGTtagtattttaaatgaaaatgtccaAGAAGCAAGCCAGGAACACCAAAGCAATGTCACTAATGTGGACCAAACTCAAGAAGATGAACATCTAGAACTTGCAGATCAGGAATCAAAGCAAAAGGAGCAGAAAGATGACGGACAAGACACAGAAAACCCACAAACAACAACAGATGTAGAAGTATGTTTAACAGAGGACAGCCAAATCAACAGTGAAGTCAGAGCTAATGATCAGGAGCATGATATTACTGGAATTAAAGAAGACACATTTGAGGAGCATCGACAGGCATCAGAAGATGTGACACTCGATGAAGGAGTTAATCTGATCTCAGAGGTGGAGACAAGAAATGTAGGCCAAGAGGTTAATAGTTCTATTCACCACGAAGAAAAGGCATCAAATTTTTCAGAAGATCAGGACGTTGAGAAGCAAACCGCAGAAAGCAACAGGCAAGATGAAAGAAAAGAATCCAAGAAAAGCGGGAAAGGGAAGGGCAAGGGGAAAGAAGATTGTAAAATGTCTTAA
- the LOC128019796 gene encoding leucine-rich repeat flightless-interacting protein 1 isoform X13: MGSQGPGRKRTSSKNGLTAEEDALSVIAQQAEARLAAKRAARAEAREIRMKELERQQKEGSDDEEQMSVGTRSNIQLPQASSNQSQKKSKKKKKHSSKTADDGLDRDYLEKGSSRASTISGATLTSLGGTSSRRGSGDTSVSADTEASIKEIKEIHELKDQIQDVEAKHMQNLKELKDSFSEMEEKYRKAMVSNAQLDNEKTNMMYEVDTLKDSLMELEEMLYETRRELEEKCKDLEREKHSHSILQFQFSELKETLKQSEELLTEIRQLRLKQDGYVREISDLQETIEWKNKKIGALERQKEFSDAIRNERDELRDEVVQLKDILKKHGIVLGPDLATNGETGEEVGKADQNTQKASAEIREGSSVLGTHQLKVCKDKQQKDLDDGAPGNQQISHAQFSSSNTPLEASMENGELGSQVTQGVEQLEKRPEEPSSSVGDDELTATRPKEEIKSEAHIPEDLRGNTVELGSKVQKDGHLETDQQERECVKPSEVIKEETPSESVSGSVHDESDKPGETALDHKLKEEPVESAQTENLAKTQGASASNKKKKKKKKNKQKQKQSDKQESDTKKDDMNETVCSEEISNQKTEGDLEGDHQDPLGNDNSETTMNTDVPHDDKGTSELDGMETASTNINADDAQDKILLVTDEADLASISKTVSNFDCPESGSDVLSGDLANNIISNPTNKIDEHTEVSTNPDSEAVIFSCEVISSETKTSLPQEPSVQSMDAVEECVESTSSSENPELKSESSDIKEVESHLNCEVEEQEEKLQNIDLDGTTDPEDQDDSAHPTSPVMEKVENEAERVIQEQPVDQPMESQLQESIEAELDKEEVETQDGLDKENLKVPTEMEFDGSHVDNTSLIETQVQVVHEEHLSPNEAIQESVGESDAFDQNPKAEEDEKESSIQNQVTLEVQLPEDEEVVKSDVASQELKKEDEEEEDEGESFDFDEMDLEASSDAPLKNVQDQPNEKVSILNENVQEASQEHQSNVTNVDQTQEDEHLELADQESKQKEQKDDGQDTENPQTTTDVEVCLTEDSQINSEVRANDQEHDITGIKEDTFEEHRQASEDVTLDEGVNLISEVETRNVGQEVNSSIHHEEKASNFSEDQDVEKQTAESNRQDERKESKKSGKGKGKGKEDCKMS; encoded by the exons GGGTCAGATGATGAAGAACAGATGTCAGTGGGGACCAGGAGCAACATACAG CTTCCCCAGGCTTCATCCAATCAGTCACAAAAGAAGtccaagaaaaagaagaaacattcTTCCAAAACT GCTGATGACGGGTTAGACCGAGACTACTTGGAAAAG GGTTCTTCACGAGCATCGACTATTTCTGGAGCCACTCTTACTTCTCTGGGTGGGACATCCTCACGGAGAGGAAGCGGAGACACATCCGTCTCTGCTGACACTGAAGCATCCATAAAGGAAATCAAG GAGATCCATGAGCTTAAGGATCAGATTCAAGATGTGGAGGCGAAGCACATGCAGAACCTCAAAGAGCTCAAG GATTCCTTTTCGGAAATGGAGGAAAAGTACCGTAAGGCCATGGTATCTAATGCACAGCTGGACAACGAGAAGACCAATATGATGTATGAAGTGGACACCTTGAAAGACTCTTTAATGGAACTGGAGGAAATGCTCTATGAAACACGGCGTGAGCTTGAGGAAAAGTGTAAG GACCTTGAACGAGAGAAGCATTCTCATAGCATACTGCAGTTTCAGTTCAGTGAATTGAAGGAGACGCTGAAACAGAGTGAAGAACTGCTCACT GAGATCCGTCAATTACGGCTCAAGCAAGATGGCTATGTTAGGGAGATTTCTGACCTCCAGGAAACTATTGAGtggaagaataaaaaaattggg GCATTAGAGAGGCAGAAGGAATTTTCTGATGCCATTCGAAATGAGCGGGATGAGCTTAGAGATGAGGTTGTTCAGctcaaagatattttgaag AAACATGGCATTGTCCTTGGACCCGACTTAGCCACCAATGGAGAAACCGGTGAAGAAGTTGGAAAGGCTGATCAGAATACTCAAAAAGCATCAGCTGAAATCCGAGAGGGGAGCAGTGTACTAG GCACTCATCAGTTGAAGGTGTGTAAAGACAAGCAACAAAAAGATTTGGATGACGGGGCACCAGGGAATCAGCAGATTTCACATGCCCAGTTCAGTTCTTCAAACACACCTTTAGAAGCAAGTATGGAGAATGGAGAACTTGGGAGCCAGGTGACACAGGGTGTAGAGCAGCTTGAAAAAAGACCTGAAGAACCGTCAAGTTCTGTTGGTGATGATGAACTCACTGCAACAAGACCCAAGGAGGAGATCAAATCTGAGGCACATATACCAGAAGATTTAAGAGGTAATACTGTGGAATTGGGGAGCAAAGTTCAAAAGGATGGACATTTGGAGACAGATCAACAAGAGAGAGAATGTGTCAAACCTAGCGAGGTCATCAAAGAGGAAACTCCTTCAGAGTCTGTCTCTGGTTCAGTCCATGATGAAAGTGATAAACCTGGTGAGACGGCGCTTGATCATAAACTTAAAGAGGAGCCTGTAGAATCAGCTCAGACAGAGAACCTTGCTAAAACCCAAGGTGCCAGTGCttcaaataaaaagaagaaaaagaagaagaaaaacaagcaGAAGCAGAAACAGAGTGACAAGCAAGAGAGTGACACAAAGAAAGATGACATGAATGAAACAGTTTGTAGTGAAGAGATTTCAAACCAAAAAACTGAGGGTGATCTAGAAGGAGACCATCAGGATCCCTTGGGGAATGATAACTCTGAAACAACAATGAATACAGACGTCCCACATGATGATAAAGGAACCAGTGAATTGGATGGTATGGAAACCGCAAGCACAAATATAAATGCGGATGATGCTCAAGATAAAATTCTGTTAGTTACAGATGAAGCTGATTTAGCAAGTATTTCTAAAACAGTCTCAAATTTTGATTGCCCTGAATCTGGCAGTGATGTGCTTTCAGGTGATCTGGCCAACAACATTATCTCTAATCCGACAAACAAAATTGATGAACACACCGAGGTTTCAACAAATCCTGACTCTGAAGCTGTAATATTTAGCTGTGAGGTTATATCTTCAGAAACAAAGACTTCATTGCCTCAGGAACCTTCTGTTCAGTCCATGGATGCTGTTGAAGAGTGTGTCGAGTCCACCAGCAGCTCTGAGAACCCGGAGTTGAAATCTGAATCGTCAGACATCAAGGAAGTGGAGAGTCATCTTAACTGCGAAGTAGAAGAACAGGAGGAAAAGCTTCAGAATATTGATCTTGATGGGACCACCGACCCTGAAGATCAAGATGACTCTGCTCATCCCACTTCCCCTGTAATGGAGAAGGTGGAAAATGAAGCTGAAAGGGTAATCCAGGAACAACCTGTTGACCAGCCAATGGAAAGCCAACTTCAAGAGAGTATTGAAGCAGAACTGGACAAGGAAGAGGTTGAGACACAAGATGGACTGGATAAAGAAAATCTCAAAGTGCCTACTGAAATGGAGTTTGATGGAAGCCATGTCGACAACACTTCTTTAATTGAAACCCAGGTTCAGGTTGTGCATGAGGAACACCTGTCTCCCAATGAAGCAATTCAGGAATCAGTTGGAGAATCAGATGCTTTTGACCAAAACCCCAAGGCAGAAGAAGATGAGAAGGAAAGCTCAATCCAAAATCAGGTTACACTTGAAGTGCAACTGCCTGAAGATGAAGAAGTGGTAAAGTCAGATGTGGCTTCTCAAGAGCTCAAGAaagaagatgaggaagaggaagatgaaggAGAATCATTTGATTTTGATGAAATGGATCTTGAAGCATCATCGGATGCCCCTCTAAAAAATGTTCAAGATCAGCCAAATGAGAAAGTtagtattttaaatgaaaatgtccaAGAAGCAAGCCAGGAACACCAAAGCAATGTCACTAATGTGGACCAAACTCAAGAAGATGAACATCTAGAACTTGCAGATCAGGAATCAAAGCAAAAGGAGCAGAAAGATGACGGACAAGACACAGAAAACCCACAAACAACAACAGATGTAGAAGTATGTTTAACAGAGGACAGCCAAATCAACAGTGAAGTCAGAGCTAATGATCAGGAGCATGATATTACTGGAATTAAAGAAGACACATTTGAGGAGCATCGACAGGCATCAGAAGATGTGACACTCGATGAAGGAGTTAATCTGATCTCAGAGGTGGAGACAAGAAATGTAGGCCAAGAGGTTAATAGTTCTATTCACCACGAAGAAAAGGCATCAAATTTTTCAGAAGATCAGGACGTTGAGAAGCAAACCGCAGAAAGCAACAGGCAAGATGAAAGAAAAGAATCCAAGAAAAGCGGGAAAGGGAAGGGCAAGGGGAAAGAAGATTGTAAAATGTCTTAA